Proteins encoded in a region of the Saccharothrix ecbatanensis genome:
- a CDS encoding cellulose binding domain-containing protein gives MSVRSKPGTPALFALIAASLLAVSALVVAQPAFSAAAPPPTAAAPVRIMPLGDSITEAPGCWRAYLWDRLQKTGYTNVDFVGTKSSGGCSVPFDTDHEGHSGYSATGIADQNQLPAWLDAARPDVVLMHLGTNDMWGNFRPIDAVIAAYSKLIDQMRADNPNVKILMAKIIPMHCPECTHVVALNNAIPSLVTSKTTAQSPITLVDQWTGFDIAVDTYDGVHPNDAGVRKMADRWYPSLAAVLDGTPTTTTTTTPTTTTTTTPAGTCTATYRVISQWGDGLQGEVSVRNGTTAATSAWTATFDFADGRRITQAWNADVTQNGTTVTARNLTWNGALAPGSTATFGFLAGRSGADTTPAVSCTLG, from the coding sequence ATGTCCGTACGAAGCAAGCCCGGAACACCCGCCCTGTTCGCCCTGATCGCGGCCTCCCTCTTGGCGGTATCGGCGCTCGTCGTGGCACAGCCCGCGTTCTCCGCCGCCGCACCGCCGCCGACGGCAGCGGCGCCGGTGCGGATCATGCCGCTCGGTGACTCGATCACCGAAGCCCCCGGCTGTTGGCGCGCCTACCTCTGGGACCGCCTGCAGAAGACCGGCTACACCAACGTCGACTTCGTCGGCACCAAGTCCAGCGGCGGCTGCTCGGTGCCGTTCGACACCGACCACGAGGGCCACAGCGGTTACTCGGCCACGGGCATCGCCGACCAGAACCAGCTGCCGGCGTGGCTGGACGCCGCCCGTCCCGACGTCGTGCTCATGCACCTGGGCACCAACGACATGTGGGGCAACTTCCGCCCCATCGACGCCGTCATCGCGGCCTACTCCAAGCTCATCGACCAGATGCGGGCCGACAACCCGAACGTCAAGATCCTGATGGCGAAGATCATCCCGATGCACTGCCCCGAGTGCACCCACGTGGTCGCGCTCAACAACGCCATCCCGTCCCTGGTGACGAGCAAGACCACGGCGCAGTCCCCCATCACCCTGGTCGACCAGTGGACCGGCTTCGACATCGCCGTCGACACCTACGACGGCGTGCACCCCAACGACGCCGGCGTCCGCAAGATGGCCGACCGCTGGTACCCCAGTTTGGCCGCTGTCCTCGACGGCACACCCACCACCACGACCACCACGACTCCGACCACGACCACGACGACCACACCGGCCGGGACCTGCACCGCGACCTACCGCGTGATCAGCCAGTGGGGCGACGGGCTCCAGGGCGAAGTGAGCGTGCGCAACGGCACGACGGCGGCGACCTCGGCGTGGACAGCCACGTTCGACTTCGCTGACGGCCGCAGGATCACCCAGGCGTGGAACGCCGACGTCACCCAGAACGGCACGACGGTGACCGCGCGGAACCTCACCTGGAACGGCGCCTTGGCGCCCGGCAGCACCGCCACGTTCGGCTTCCTGGCCGGCCGGAGCGGCGCCGACACGACACCTGCGGTCAGCTGCACGCTCGGCTGA